The Pseudanabaena galeata CCNP1313 genome includes a region encoding these proteins:
- a CDS encoding type II toxin-antitoxin system YoeB family toxin, with translation MTKQANKDAKKLTAAGLKSQTEALLAILAENPYQPPSEKLKGDLSGYYSRRITAITDQTNHKKNLKALQSNAFKFFLGLGLSAKRCNIQHRLVYQIMSDEKVVKVLRMWSHYE, from the coding sequence TTGACAAAACAAGCCAATAAAGATGCTAAAAAATTAACTGCCGCAGGATTAAAATCCCAAACGGAAGCATTGCTGGCAATTTTAGCAGAAAATCCTTATCAACCACCTTCTGAGAAATTAAAGGGTGATTTATCTGGTTATTATTCACGAAGAATTACAGCAATTACCGATCAAACGAACCACAAAAAAAATTTGAAAGCGTTGCAAAGCAACGCTTTCAAATTTTTTCTTGGTTTGGGTTTGAGCGCAAAGCGCTGTAATATTCAGCATCGCTTAGTGTATCAAATTATGTCAGACGAAAAAGTTGTTAAAGTTTTACGGATGTGGAGTCATTATGAATAG
- a CDS encoding type II toxin-antitoxin system Phd/YefM family antitoxin — MIKQAQLDLPKLIADINQKHQPILIKETTGNAVLISEQEWNEIQETLYIQSISGLAESILQAAATPLEDCISVENIEW; from the coding sequence ATGATTAAACAAGCGCAGTTGGATCTCCCCAAACTGATTGCTGACATTAATCAAAAGCATCAACCAATTCTCATTAAAGAAACAACAGGTAATGCGGTTTTAATTTCTGAACAAGAATGGAACGAAATCCAAGAGACCCTCTATATTCAATCTATTTCTGGACTTGCCGAGTCAATTCTTCAAGCAGCAGCCACTCCTCTCGAAGACTGTATTAGTGTTGAGAATATTGAATGGTAA
- a CDS encoding ABC1 kinase family protein, whose protein sequence is MSAIAQLPYKKLRWQRSKSSSLARQREVFLAAFTFLFFIWWDKFWQNNTSRTRSKRAEWLVRNMLELGPTFIKIGQSLSTRVDLLPPEYISTLAQLQDKVPAFSAKEARDIIELELGKSLYTIYRDFDEIPLAAASLGQVHRATLHTGEEVVVKVQRPGLKKLFDLDLLAVGKLLKVFRRYFAWTRKYNLEGIYQEFFTILYQEIDYAIEGGNADRFRKNFEGYPRIVIPKIYWDYSTSVVLTLEYVPGIKIDDRQALEACGLNPKEINQLGICCYLKQLLQDGFFHADPHPGNLAVSPSGSLIFYDYGMMAEVKTMAKDQMVKTFFAVLRKDTNEVVDSLLSMGFIEPIADMSPIKRMLKFVLDRFTERPVNIYEFEQIKGEVVAIFEKQPFRLPPQMTYLLKSLTTLDGIARILDPEYNFTTAAQPFVKSIVLTKGRGNTLGALAQQAKDFLVYQLNKPSRMEILLERLEERIERGELMIQVKSSESDRTLKRINIAVKALIYACLTGFLALVGAVLLVGTTAYSGWAIAAFIGAFFCGFSLVRALVQLSIREKIDNIAEQ, encoded by the coding sequence ATGTCTGCGATCGCCCAATTACCATACAAAAAGCTACGCTGGCAAAGAAGCAAAAGTTCTTCACTAGCCCGTCAACGCGAAGTATTCTTAGCTGCGTTTACATTCCTGTTTTTTATATGGTGGGATAAATTTTGGCAAAACAATACATCACGCACGCGCAGCAAGAGAGCGGAATGGCTGGTTCGCAATATGCTCGAACTAGGGCCAACATTTATCAAAATCGGTCAATCCCTATCTACTCGCGTCGATCTGTTACCACCTGAATACATTAGTACTTTGGCGCAACTTCAGGACAAAGTGCCAGCCTTCAGCGCCAAAGAAGCCAGAGACATTATCGAACTCGAACTCGGAAAATCGCTTTATACAATCTATCGTGACTTTGATGAAATTCCTCTGGCTGCGGCTAGCCTCGGACAAGTACATCGCGCCACCCTCCACACTGGTGAAGAAGTTGTCGTCAAAGTCCAACGCCCAGGGTTAAAAAAACTATTCGATCTTGATTTACTTGCGGTTGGGAAACTTCTCAAAGTATTTCGCCGCTATTTTGCTTGGACACGCAAATACAATCTAGAAGGTATTTATCAAGAATTTTTCACTATTCTTTATCAAGAAATTGACTATGCGATCGAAGGAGGTAATGCCGATCGCTTTCGCAAAAATTTTGAAGGCTATCCGCGCATTGTTATCCCTAAAATTTATTGGGACTATTCCACCTCAGTGGTTTTGACCTTAGAGTATGTCCCTGGCATCAAAATAGATGATCGCCAAGCCTTAGAAGCCTGTGGATTAAATCCCAAAGAAATTAATCAATTAGGAATCTGTTGTTATCTCAAACAGCTTCTTCAAGATGGATTCTTTCATGCTGATCCCCACCCTGGGAACTTAGCTGTTAGTCCTAGTGGAAGTTTGATTTTCTATGACTACGGCATGATGGCGGAAGTCAAAACTATGGCAAAGGATCAAATGGTAAAGACTTTCTTTGCAGTGCTGCGTAAAGATACCAATGAAGTTGTTGACAGCTTATTGAGCATGGGCTTTATCGAACCGATCGCCGATATGAGTCCGATTAAACGCATGTTAAAATTTGTGTTAGATCGCTTCACGGAAAGACCTGTGAATATCTATGAGTTCGAGCAAATTAAAGGAGAAGTGGTAGCTATATTCGAGAAGCAACCTTTCCGTTTGCCTCCTCAAATGACCTATCTCCTCAAGTCCCTTACGACTCTTGACGGGATTGCTAGAATTCTCGATCCAGAATATAACTTTACCACCGCCGCCCAGCCCTTTGTGAAAAGCATTGTGCTTACTAAGGGTCGGGGCAATACGTTAGGAGCATTGGCTCAACAAGCAAAAGATTTTCTGGTTTATCAACTAAATAAGCCCAGTCGCATGGAAATTCTGTTAGAACGTTTGGAAGAGAGAATCGAGCGTGGCGAGTTGATGATTCAGGTCAAGTCTTCCGAAAGCGATCGCACTCTCAAAAGAATCAACATTGCTGTTAAAGCTTTAATCTATGCTTGTTTAACAGGCTTCTTGGCTTTAGTTGGAGCCGTACTATTAGTTGGTACTACTGCTTATTCTGGCTGGGCGATCGCTGCTTTTATAGGTGCTTTTTTCTGCGGATTTTCGCTCGTTCGCGCTCTCGTTCAGCTATCAATCCGTGAAAAAATTGATAATATTGCTGAACAATAA
- a CDS encoding OmpA family protein, with protein MSEQKGEQKGNFQNKALSDVEKFLLLLSELNIIDSEKSKEPQNHQGINDSIFLKIDNQDSQDKETKSRSSLFDIEQNLSAKSSPQSLGDEFSDVARSPNGQNSVAKPRPKYADEDFLDIVRSPSVYPFPSLLDELPFLRDIPPAKNGFDHAVQDRQTAEQTTENIDLADNAKYAQLEPIDSSKKEEIAAVNLIQDLLLGSNKVQIESPQIPQISQTNSSQISQSISVPTSRPQVQPQSQSSYLKSSSDDEALHLLQDILVVPELEDLRSFKIAVEQKLGIVESQVNNPEIMNKIEGLESLLHNASRRLSAMDDEKSNIPMEIEGVRDRLAQLENQINQPAELVQLLLPIIAELLSLKADQAREEMCQAITPIIAEVIFERSQLDRVSMSHAIADLLPNAISEQIRNNPEQIAKALGPEVGAAIREQIRIDRDEIVDALAPEMGAAIKQQIVLERDAMVDALYPVIGNTIAKYFAEAIRSINEKVEQTFSLEGLQRKFRARMKGVSEAELILKESVPFEIQAIFLIHNLSGLVIIDIQKSDLDSLVEPIDSDMLAGMLTAIRSFANECISRSESTTELDAINYSGSKILLEVAGYCYLAVIIQGEPDAALVNKIRDVFGRVVQVYGDRFKEFDGDPSIIPMEVEIQLKTLIEVEQPKSSKQSPKTLIFIGLAVLALIFVPIGIFQYHANRARQLEAKVLEAFAGTPELAVYRLNIIADGDRLKLTGKLPNQHLRDLALQVAIATSKSEIAHSKINNNIYTANIPPDPELVALEVQRLTTALNYTQGVNIQSQFKDGQLTITGQIEQPRMLPKITQAFTKIAGISTVSNAATILTPKLSTRIYFPLWVTTLEPSDTAKLIEIQAFLDLYPDYNIKILVKNDNIGDPAINYQLGMKRAQSVRDALLQRGVNAKRLHLSGIIDISIQRPSDQMLRWVEFQPILKPMSISK; from the coding sequence ATGTCAGAGCAAAAAGGAGAGCAGAAGGGTAACTTCCAAAATAAAGCACTCAGTGATGTTGAGAAGTTTTTACTCTTGCTCTCTGAGTTGAATATTATTGACTCTGAAAAATCTAAAGAACCACAAAATCATCAAGGAATAAATGATTCAATCTTTTTAAAGATCGACAATCAAGATAGTCAAGACAAGGAAACTAAATCTCGCTCAAGTTTGTTTGATATTGAACAGAATTTATCAGCTAAGTCTAGTCCCCAATCTCTAGGTGATGAGTTCTCAGATGTAGCGAGATCGCCAAATGGACAGAACTCAGTGGCTAAGCCCAGACCAAAATATGCAGATGAAGATTTTTTAGATATAGTGCGATCGCCTTCCGTATATCCTTTCCCTAGCCTACTCGATGAGCTACCTTTTTTAAGAGATATTCCACCTGCTAAGAATGGGTTTGATCATGCTGTTCAAGATCGGCAAACAGCAGAACAAACCACTGAAAACATAGATCTTGCTGACAATGCTAAATATGCTCAGTTAGAACCAATAGATTCTTCCAAAAAAGAAGAAATAGCAGCCGTAAATCTAATTCAAGATCTTCTCTTAGGTAGTAATAAAGTCCAAATAGAATCTCCACAAATCCCTCAAATTTCTCAAACAAACTCTTCTCAAATCTCTCAATCCATCTCAGTACCTACTTCTCGACCTCAAGTACAACCACAGTCACAAAGCTCCTATTTAAAAAGCTCATCAGATGATGAGGCTTTACATCTTTTACAGGATATTCTGGTTGTGCCAGAGTTAGAAGATTTACGAAGCTTTAAAATTGCGGTTGAGCAAAAGCTGGGAATTGTTGAAAGTCAGGTTAATAATCCTGAAATAATGAATAAAATTGAGGGTTTGGAAAGTCTTCTACACAATGCTTCGCGTAGACTGTCGGCGATGGACGATGAAAAGAGCAATATTCCAATGGAGATTGAGGGGGTTAGAGATCGTCTTGCTCAGTTAGAAAATCAAATTAATCAACCCGCAGAATTAGTCCAGCTTTTGCTGCCAATTATTGCTGAGTTGCTCAGCCTCAAAGCCGATCAAGCTAGAGAAGAAATGTGTCAAGCGATTACGCCAATTATCGCCGAGGTGATCTTTGAGCGATCGCAACTAGATCGCGTATCCATGAGTCATGCGATCGCCGATCTACTTCCCAATGCAATAAGCGAGCAAATTCGTAATAACCCTGAGCAAATAGCAAAAGCCCTTGGACCAGAAGTTGGAGCGGCTATTCGTGAGCAAATTCGGATTGATCGAGATGAAATCGTTGATGCACTTGCGCCAGAAATGGGAGCTGCAATTAAGCAACAGATCGTGTTAGAACGTGATGCTATGGTTGATGCCCTTTATCCTGTAATTGGGAATACGATCGCTAAATATTTTGCGGAAGCAATTCGTTCTATTAACGAAAAGGTTGAGCAAACTTTTAGTCTAGAAGGGCTACAGCGTAAATTTCGTGCCAGAATGAAAGGTGTATCTGAAGCCGAATTGATTCTTAAAGAATCAGTTCCCTTTGAAATCCAAGCCATATTTTTGATTCACAACCTTTCTGGACTAGTAATAATTGATATCCAAAAAAGCGATCTTGATTCCTTAGTCGAGCCAATTGACTCAGATATGTTAGCTGGTATGCTGACCGCAATTCGGAGCTTTGCCAATGAATGTATATCGCGATCGGAAAGTACCACGGAACTTGATGCGATTAATTATAGTGGTTCTAAAATTTTGCTAGAAGTGGCGGGATATTGTTATCTTGCAGTAATCATTCAAGGAGAGCCTGACGCGGCTTTGGTAAACAAAATTCGCGATGTTTTTGGTCGAGTCGTGCAAGTCTATGGCGATCGCTTTAAAGAATTTGACGGCGATCCTAGTATCATTCCAATGGAAGTAGAAATTCAACTCAAAACATTAATAGAAGTTGAACAACCTAAATCTTCTAAACAATCACCAAAAACGCTGATTTTTATAGGTTTAGCGGTACTTGCCCTGATTTTTGTGCCGATAGGAATTTTTCAATATCATGCTAATCGCGCTCGCCAGCTTGAAGCCAAAGTCTTAGAAGCCTTTGCTGGTACGCCCGAACTAGCCGTCTATCGACTGAATATCATTGCCGATGGTGATCGATTGAAATTAACAGGCAAATTGCCAAATCAACATTTGCGCGATCTCGCCCTGCAAGTAGCGATCGCCACCTCAAAATCAGAAATAGCCCACAGCAAAATTAACAACAATATCTATACAGCTAATATACCGCCCGATCCTGAGCTTGTGGCACTCGAAGTCCAACGCCTTACTACAGCCCTCAACTATACCCAAGGCGTAAATATTCAGAGCCAATTTAAAGATGGACAATTAACAATTACAGGACAGATTGAACAACCCAGAATGCTCCCTAAAATCACCCAAGCATTCACTAAAATCGCAGGAATTTCGACTGTTAGCAATGCAGCTACGATTCTGACCCCAAAACTATCAACACGTATTTACTTTCCACTGTGGGTGACCACCCTAGAACCAAGTGACACTGCGAAACTAATAGAAATTCAAGCTTTTCTGGATCTTTACCCAGATTACAATATTAAGATTTTGGTAAAGAATGATAACATTGGTGATCCTGCTATCAACTACCAACTGGGAATGAAACGCGCTCAATCAGTTCGTGATGCTCTATTGCAAAGAGGTGTAAATGCTAAACGATTACATCTTTCTGGGATAATCGATATATCTATTCAGCGCCCCTCTGACCAAATGTTAAGGTGGGTAGAATTTCAACCAATTTTAAAGCCCATGTCTATATCTAAGTAA
- a CDS encoding Rpn family recombination-promoting nuclease/putative transposase, with amino-acid sequence MSKPLSVRLSRDRYINLLTDFGFKRLFGTEPNKNLLIDFLNVILPAQHHVKDLTYRNTENLGNTPIDRKAIFDLYCESETGEKFIVEMQKAKHNYFKDRSIYYSTFPIQEQAEKGDWNYKLTPVYAIGILDFIFDEDKNDDTLVHIVELKDQDGKVFYEKLKFIYLELPKFKKSIDQLNDHFDKWLFLLKHLPELEEPPLSLQENVFMQLFEASKIASFSQEERDAYENSLKYYRDLKGVVDTAREEGIQEGKIQGIQEGKAQGIQEGKLSLLLKQLARKLGIIIPDEIKVQLYQLDPNVLDTFSEALFDLENLEDLHNWLKSINNR; translated from the coding sequence ATGTCTAAACCTCTATCAGTTCGGCTCAGTCGCGATCGCTACATCAACTTACTCACCGACTTTGGCTTCAAGCGCCTATTTGGAACTGAGCCAAACAAAAACCTACTAATCGACTTTCTTAACGTCATCTTACCCGCCCAGCATCACGTCAAAGATTTAACATATCGCAATACCGAAAACCTCGGCAATACCCCCATTGATCGTAAAGCAATATTCGATCTTTATTGCGAAAGTGAAACAGGAGAAAAATTTATTGTCGAAATGCAGAAAGCAAAACATAACTATTTTAAAGACCGCAGCATTTATTACTCCACCTTTCCCATTCAAGAACAAGCAGAAAAAGGAGATTGGAACTACAAGCTCACACCAGTCTACGCGATCGGTATTTTAGACTTTATTTTTGATGAAGATAAAAACGATGACACCTTAGTACATATTGTTGAATTAAAAGATCAAGATGGCAAAGTCTTTTATGAGAAACTAAAATTCATATATCTTGAACTACCAAAATTCAAAAAATCAATTGATCAACTAAACGACCATTTTGATAAATGGTTATTCTTGCTAAAACATCTACCCGAATTAGAAGAGCCACCTTTATCATTGCAAGAAAATGTATTCATGCAACTGTTTGAAGCATCCAAAATTGCTAGCTTTTCGCAAGAGGAAAGAGATGCATATGAAAACAGCTTAAAGTACTACCGAGACTTGAAAGGAGTCGTAGATACAGCCAGAGAAGAAGGTATACAAGAAGGCAAGATTCAAGGCATACAAGAAGGTAAGGCTCAGGGCATACAAGAAGGTAAACTATCACTGCTGCTCAAGCAACTAGCTAGAAAACTAGGAATCATCATCCCTGATGAGATTAAAGTTCAGTTATATCAGCTAGATCCTAATGTATTAGATACATTTAGTGAAGCGCTGTTTGATTTAGAAAATTTGGAAGATCTGCACAATTGGCTCAAGAGCATTAACAATCGGTAA